The Eleutherodactylus coqui strain aEleCoq1 chromosome 13, aEleCoq1.hap1, whole genome shotgun sequence genome includes a window with the following:
- the LOC136588413 gene encoding NXPE family member 2-like isoform X3 — translation MDKKYGESFYCVRPPGVACEAFISLKSGKSPYTYLTDVQKELFTRSNFGAEIPKQFENFEVFKCSNSSRKMSTKCQTGMSPPFPSGYFLHNHWFPIYCSLSTNEPFSHIETCLANKIIYLMGDSTLRQWIEYFPKVMKNFKFFNNHGIGWHKSYFGYDLRNHIYIQWKKHGHPFVTQSFFSMKDHAYITNEIDRLGGGANTIIVISVGQHFRPFPLDLFIRRVLNIRKAIENLFLRSPETKVIIKSENTREMNNDVERFSDFHGYIQYLLVKDIFRGLNVGVVDAWDMTTACGSRVVHPPEIVVKNQINLFLSHIC, via the exons ATGGATAAAAAATATGGCGAATCCTTCTACTGTGTGAGACCTCCTGGTGTGGCTTGTGAGGCTTTCATATCACTGAAGAGTGGAAAGAGCCCTTACACCTATCTGACTGATGTTCAGAAGGAACTTTTTACAAG GTCCAATTTTGGAGCAGAGATTCCCAAACAATTTGAAAATTTTGAAGTTTTCAAGTGTTCAA ACAGCTCAAGGAAAATGTCAACAAAATGCCAAACTGGGATGTCTCCTCCTTTTCCCAGTGGATATTTCCTGCacaatcattggtttcctatatACTGTAGTCTTTCAACTAATGAACCCTTTTCACATATTGAAACCTGTCTAGCCAACAAAATAATATATCTAATGGGAGATTCAACTCTTCGTCAGTGGATCGAGTACTTCCCAAAAGTAATGAAGA ATTTTAAGTTCTTTAATAATCACGGAATTGGCTGGCATAAGTCATATTTTGGATATGATTTAAGGAATCATATTTACATTCAATGGAAGAAGCATGGACACCCATTTGTAACTCAGAGCTTCTTCTCTATGAAAGACCATGCCTATATCACTAATGAAATTGATCGACTTGGTGGAGGTGCTAATACCATCATCGTCATTTCTGTAGGACAACATTTCCGACCTTTTCCTCTTGACCTGTTCATCAGAAGAGTTCTTAATATTCGCAAAGCCATTGAAAATTTATTTTTAAGAAGCCCAGAAACAAAAGTCATCATAAAGTCAGAGAACACCAGAGAAATGAACAATGATGTTGAACGATTCAGTGATTTTCATGGATACATTCAATACCTCTTAGTGAAGGACATCTTCAGAGGACTTAACGTTGGTGTGGTTGATGCTTGGGACATGACCACAGCCTGTGGATCACGTGTTGTTCACCCACCAGAAATTGTTGTTAAAAATCAAATCAATCTATTCCTTTCTCATATTTGTTAA
- the LOC136588413 gene encoding NXPE family member 2-like isoform X1 codes for MALVNQNVPNVDFKYLNVTTNATNSKATILDYKTTYCVGDTITVQVEMYNHMGHKKTYGGDFLRARIFSPNLGAGVSGNIRDFNNGTYNVYFTLFWEGQVKISILLMHPSEGVSTLWKSRNLGYKYIVYTGKFINKGKEVHTECGFTLDTKGEKCEYMDKKYGESFYCVRPPGVACEAFISLKSGKSPYTYLTDVQKELFTRSNFGAEIPKQFENFEVFKCSNSSRKMSTKCQTGMSPPFPSGYFLHNHWFPIYCSLSTNEPFSHIETCLANKIIYLMGDSTLRQWIEYFPKVMKNFKFFNNHGIGWHKSYFGYDLRNHIYIQWKKHGHPFVTQSFFSMKDHAYITNEIDRLGGGANTIIVISVGQHFRPFPLDLFIRRVLNIRKAIENLFLRSPETKVIIKSENTREMNNDVERFSDFHGYIQYLLVKDIFRGLNVGVVDAWDMTTACGSRVVHPPEIVVKNQINLFLSHIC; via the exons ATGGCTCTTGTAAATCAGAATGTTCCAAATGTGGACTTTAAATATCTAAATGTAACAACCAATGCCACAAATAGCAAAGCAACCATCTTAGACTATAAAACTACATATTGTGTTGGAGACACCATAACGGTTCAAGTTGAGATGTATAATCACATGGGTCACAAGAAGACCTATGGAGGAGATTTCCTACGAGCTCGGATTTTCTCTCCAAACCTTGGAGCTGGAGTTTCAGGGAATATTAGAGATTTTAACAATGGAACCTATAATGTGTATTTCACCCTATTTTGGGAAGGTCAAGTGAAGATATCTATCCTCTTGATGCATCCCAGTGAAGGAGTCTCTACTTTATGGAAGTCAAGGAACCTTGGATACAAATATATCGTATATACTGGTAAATTCATCAACAAAGGTAAAGAAGTTCACACAGAATGTGGATTTACTTTAGACACAAAAGGAGAGAAATGTGAATATATGGATAAAAAATATGGCGAATCCTTCTACTGTGTGAGACCTCCTGGTGTGGCTTGTGAGGCTTTCATATCACTGAAGAGTGGAAAGAGCCCTTACACCTATCTGACTGATGTTCAGAAGGAACTTTTTACAAG GTCCAATTTTGGAGCAGAGATTCCCAAACAATTTGAAAATTTTGAAGTTTTCAAGTGTTCAA ACAGCTCAAGGAAAATGTCAACAAAATGCCAAACTGGGATGTCTCCTCCTTTTCCCAGTGGATATTTCCTGCacaatcattggtttcctatatACTGTAGTCTTTCAACTAATGAACCCTTTTCACATATTGAAACCTGTCTAGCCAACAAAATAATATATCTAATGGGAGATTCAACTCTTCGTCAGTGGATCGAGTACTTCCCAAAAGTAATGAAGA ATTTTAAGTTCTTTAATAATCACGGAATTGGCTGGCATAAGTCATATTTTGGATATGATTTAAGGAATCATATTTACATTCAATGGAAGAAGCATGGACACCCATTTGTAACTCAGAGCTTCTTCTCTATGAAAGACCATGCCTATATCACTAATGAAATTGATCGACTTGGTGGAGGTGCTAATACCATCATCGTCATTTCTGTAGGACAACATTTCCGACCTTTTCCTCTTGACCTGTTCATCAGAAGAGTTCTTAATATTCGCAAAGCCATTGAAAATTTATTTTTAAGAAGCCCAGAAACAAAAGTCATCATAAAGTCAGAGAACACCAGAGAAATGAACAATGATGTTGAACGATTCAGTGATTTTCATGGATACATTCAATACCTCTTAGTGAAGGACATCTTCAGAGGACTTAACGTTGGTGTGGTTGATGCTTGGGACATGACCACAGCCTGTGGATCACGTGTTGTTCACCCACCAGAAATTGTTGTTAAAAATCAAATCAATCTATTCCTTTCTCATATTTGTTAA
- the LOC136588413 gene encoding NXPE family member 2-like isoform X2 → MALVNQNVPNVDFKYLNVTTNATNSKATILDYKTTYCVGDTITVQVEMYNHMGHKKTYGGDFLRARIFSPNLGAGVSGNIRDFNNGTYNVYFTLFWEGQVKISILLMHPSEGVSTLWKSRNLGYKYIVYTGKFINKGKEVHTECGFTLDTKGEKCEYMDKKYGESFYCVRPPGVACEAFISLKSGKSPYTYLTDVQKELFTRSNFGAEIPKQFENFEVFKCSNFKFFNNHGIGWHKSYFGYDLRNHIYIQWKKHGHPFVTQSFFSMKDHAYITNEIDRLGGGANTIIVISVGQHFRPFPLDLFIRRVLNIRKAIENLFLRSPETKVIIKSENTREMNNDVERFSDFHGYIQYLLVKDIFRGLNVGVVDAWDMTTACGSRVVHPPEIVVKNQINLFLSHIC, encoded by the exons ATGGCTCTTGTAAATCAGAATGTTCCAAATGTGGACTTTAAATATCTAAATGTAACAACCAATGCCACAAATAGCAAAGCAACCATCTTAGACTATAAAACTACATATTGTGTTGGAGACACCATAACGGTTCAAGTTGAGATGTATAATCACATGGGTCACAAGAAGACCTATGGAGGAGATTTCCTACGAGCTCGGATTTTCTCTCCAAACCTTGGAGCTGGAGTTTCAGGGAATATTAGAGATTTTAACAATGGAACCTATAATGTGTATTTCACCCTATTTTGGGAAGGTCAAGTGAAGATATCTATCCTCTTGATGCATCCCAGTGAAGGAGTCTCTACTTTATGGAAGTCAAGGAACCTTGGATACAAATATATCGTATATACTGGTAAATTCATCAACAAAGGTAAAGAAGTTCACACAGAATGTGGATTTACTTTAGACACAAAAGGAGAGAAATGTGAATATATGGATAAAAAATATGGCGAATCCTTCTACTGTGTGAGACCTCCTGGTGTGGCTTGTGAGGCTTTCATATCACTGAAGAGTGGAAAGAGCCCTTACACCTATCTGACTGATGTTCAGAAGGAACTTTTTACAAG GTCCAATTTTGGAGCAGAGATTCCCAAACAATTTGAAAATTTTGAAGTTTTCAAGTGTTCAA ATTTTAAGTTCTTTAATAATCACGGAATTGGCTGGCATAAGTCATATTTTGGATATGATTTAAGGAATCATATTTACATTCAATGGAAGAAGCATGGACACCCATTTGTAACTCAGAGCTTCTTCTCTATGAAAGACCATGCCTATATCACTAATGAAATTGATCGACTTGGTGGAGGTGCTAATACCATCATCGTCATTTCTGTAGGACAACATTTCCGACCTTTTCCTCTTGACCTGTTCATCAGAAGAGTTCTTAATATTCGCAAAGCCATTGAAAATTTATTTTTAAGAAGCCCAGAAACAAAAGTCATCATAAAGTCAGAGAACACCAGAGAAATGAACAATGATGTTGAACGATTCAGTGATTTTCATGGATACATTCAATACCTCTTAGTGAAGGACATCTTCAGAGGACTTAACGTTGGTGTGGTTGATGCTTGGGACATGACCACAGCCTGTGGATCACGTGTTGTTCACCCACCAGAAATTGTTGTTAAAAATCAAATCAATCTATTCCTTTCTCATATTTGTTAA